The window AAATTCTATTTAAAAACGCCATATGGCGGTTGATCGACAGTTCTGAAGGGAGCATTATCCCTATTAATAGGCTATCTATCAGTAGCCACTGTTAAGTATCGTACTAAATGAAGTTTATGAACAGATAGCATCAGCATAAGTGTTTCTGGGATGTTTGCAATCACCTTGAGAGGACTTAGCAATACCCAGCTTAATATTGCCTTTGTTTTTGAGTTATCTAACAAACTTCAGGCTTTCAATTTTCTGGATAAACAAATCTGTAAAGATGCTAATAACTGGACGCTTGCGTACTTTGATATTTGCACTTAATGACATCCCTGATTGTAGTGGCATTTGCCGACCATTAATCACAATAAATTGTTGGTCTAGGCGAATTTTGGCAGGGAAACTGTAGAAAGGACGAATTTCAGTGGGTGGTAAAGCATCTGAACCAATAGAAATTAACTCACCTTTAATATCACCGAATTCACTAAAGGGAAAAGAATCTATTCTGACATCTACTTGCATTTTATCTTCGACTTTTACAAAACCGATGTCTTTATTGGTGATAAAAATTTTGGCTATGAGGTTTTCGCTAGGAACTATTTTGAGAATTGGTTCGCTAGTGGTAGCAACAAAACCTGGTGTATGAGCCTGTAGCTCAAATACAACCCCATTTACAGGCGATCTAATTTCCTGATATTTTAAAGTTAGCTGGGCTTGGCTCAATTGACTTTTAATTTCAGCAAGGCGTTTGTCATTTTCCACCATTGCTTTATTCAACTGACCATCAATTTCAGCAAGTTTTTTCTCGTTGTCCGCAATCTGCGAGAACAAGTCTTTTCGGGAAAGGGAAACGGTGTTTTGTTGCTTTTCTTTGGCTTGCGCGATCGCAAACTGCAAACGCTCCTCTTCCTGTAGCAGTTGGTTCACTTCAGCCTGACGGGTTCCAACTTCTTGTTGCTGTCTTAAAAACTGAATTCGGGAAATTCCCCCGTCTTTCATTAAAGGCTTCAAATCGTTAAAAATTCGCTCGTTTACAACTAAAACATTTTTAGCGTTTGCTAGCTGTAACTCATTCTGGCTCAGTTGCCTTTCCAATTGTTTAACTTCCAATTCAGCAGCAACAGTGCGAGACTTTAATTCTTCTAAACTTGATTGAAGACGTGCTTGTTGCTCAAGTGTTAAGTCTGAGCCTTGAAAAGAACCTGTCAGTTGAGTGCGATAGAGTTTATTTTCCGATGCTAGAGCAGAACGGCTTTTGGTGAGCGAGGCGATTTCTGGAGGTAAGTTAAGTTGCGCGATCGCTTGTTCTATTCTGGCTGGCGAATTCTGTCCATTCAGTATAGTTCGATAAAATTGATTTTCCTGAATTAAGGCTTGGGAAATATTATCCAGGGAATTTTTTTGAGCTTGAGCAGCAGTTGTATCCAGACTTAAAAGCAATTCACCTTGCTTAACCCTTTGTCCATCTTCAACGTGAATTGTCCTTACAACACCTCCCATAGGTGCTTGAATTTCTTTAACTGCACCTTGAGGTTCTAGTTTGCCTTGTGCTGGGATAGCCTCCTCAATTTTGACAACAGATGCCCACACAAAGCTGAATGTTGTTACACCGATAATCCCCCAAACGATTGCCCGCGACCACATAGGTGATTGCCGGAGAATTACAGGTTGTTCAAATTTACTATTATGAGTATATTTTAAGTTCTTATTTGAGGGTTGGGGATACAATTTTTCCAATTCAGATTTGGCTTCTGATGCAGCTGCGGGCCGATTATTGGAATTAGTACCATTCTGTTGATTCATCATAAAAAACGCTGAGTGCTGAGTAAAATAAAATTTCTCGTTTGCAGGCTGAGCTTGGGAATGCAGCTTATAAGACTGAGCCTCATGAATTACGGCGGGAGTCAGAGCCTCCCCTTATTCGTTACAGAGACTGGAAACGAAGATTTCTTGTTTTTTGCCTTTGATTATAATTGTGCTTCTTGTTGTTGATAAAGGCAGTAATAACGACCTTTCATTTCCATTAACTGTTCATGAGTTCCTTGTTCCACAATTGAGCCTTGATCCATCATCAGAATCATGTCGGCGTTCTTAATTGTGGTAAGACGGTGAGTAATGAAAAATACGGTGCGACCCCGAAAAGCGTCTGCTAAATTCAAACACACTTGTCGCTCAGCATTATAGTCTAGAGCGCTGGTTGCTTCATCTAAAATCAACAAGTTTGGGTTTTGCAAAATAGTACGAGCGATCGCTATCCGCTGTCTTTGTCCCCCAGATAGTGCTGAACCCCGTTCCCCAACGTTAGTATTATAGCCATTCGGCAAGTCCATAATAAAGTCATGAGCAACCGCAATTCTTGCAGCTTCAATAATTGCTTCAGCGCTAGCATCGGGAGCATTTAAAGCAATATTTTCCTGAACTGTACCTTCAAACAACAGCGTATCCTGCGGCACAATTCCAATCTGACGGCGAATAGAATAAAGTTCTACTTTAGTAATATCATAGCCATCAACCAGAATCCGACCAGATTCGAGTGGATAAAGACGAGGTAGAAGCTTCATCAACGTGCTTTTACCAGAACCACTTTGCCCGACAATTCCTACAAACGCACCAGCCGGAAATTTTACACTAATATTATTTAGTTGTAGTGGCCCAGTCGGATTAAAGCGGAAAGATACATTGTCATACTTTACATCTCCCCGAATTACTGGCATCGGAATATTTTTGCGATCTAGTTCATCTGCTTCTGGCGGCGTATCCAAGATATCGCTAAGACGTTCTAAAGATAAAGCTGTTTCTTGGAAGTTTTGCCACAGTTGAGTTAAGCGCAATAAAGGGCTTGTGACGTAGCCAGAAATAATCCTAAATGCAATTAATTCCCCTAGAGATAATTTACCTTGCAGCACTAAATAAGCTCCCACCCAAAGCACTAACAAACTTGAAAGTTTGTTCAGAAAATTACTAGTAGCGCCCGCAGTTGTGGAAGTCAAAACGTTTTCAAAACCAGCACTCACATAACGCCCATATCGTTCTTGCCATTGCCAGCGCGATCGCAGTTCAATATTTTGAGCTTTTACTGTTTGAATGCCTGATAAAACTTCTACTAAATAAGATTGCGTTTCTGCATTGCGTTCAGCTTTACTACGCAACTGTCGCCGGACGATGGGAGAAACCAGCATAGTTAGCAATGCAAACAGAGGTATGGTGGCTAAAGCAACCAACGTCAGCAGCCAACTATAAATCGCCATTACTACGATGTAAATAACAGAAAAAACCGCATCTAACGCAACAGTTAAAACTGTTCCGGTTAAAAATTGACGGATATTTTCTAATTCATTGATTCTGGTTGATAATTCGCCCACAGGTCGCCGTTCAAAGTATCGCAAAGGCAACCGCAGTAAGTGGTCAATAATTTCCGAACTCAGGGCTATGTCAATGCGATTGGTAGTGTCTACAAATAAGTAAGTTCGCAAACTGGTGAGGACGGCTTCAAAAATAGCCATCACCACTAGAAACACCCCCAAAACTTGCAATGTATCCGGGCTATTTTGAATTAGAACTTTATCTATAATAATTTGAGTAATTAAAGGGTTAGCTAAGCCAAATAATTGCACGAAGAAAGAGGCAACAAATACCTCTGTTAGCACTTGCCGATAACGATAAACTGAAGGCAAAAACCAACGCAGGCTAAAACGTTCTTTGGGAGTATTGCGATTAGTTTTAAGCAGCAGTACCTGCCCTTCAGATCCCCAATTTTGAATAAAGTCAGCGGGTTTTTGTCGTAAGATGCCTATTTCAGGCACTGCGAAAACTATTTCTTTTTGGCTAATTTCGTAGAGAATTGCGGCGCTATCTTGCCAGATAATTATTGCTGGTTCTGGCAAACGACTTACGGCATTAGCGGGCACATTAATTAGTTGAGCTGTCAACCCCATCAATTCAGCTACTGCACCGTAAACTGGTAAAGAAAGGCTACCAGTTCTATCTAATTGGCTGGCTAAAATTCTCTTAATTACGTCTTTGCGAAAGGGCAGACCTAGATGCAAGGAAAGCATCTGAAAACAAGCTACAGCAGCTTCTAATGTGCCGCTACCTCGCACAAAAGGATATTTCTGGCGTTTCGCTGATTTTTGAAAAGTGTTCTCGACTGACTCTAGTTCAGAGGGTGTGTCGGGAGCATAAGGAATATCTTCCCGATTCTGGATTTCTGATTTTTGATTTGGGATTATAGCTGATTGAGTTGGCGAACCTAAAAGATCAGGTAAGCCTACCAAACGAATTTGACTGGATGCTTCTGTTTTCAGAGAAGATATATCATCAAAACTTAGGCAATCGCCCACAGATAACTGCTGTAAGCTACTGTTACTAACTAACCACATCCGGTTAGAATCCAAAGAGTTTCTATCACCAGGTAAATTGCCAATTACTGATTCTGAATAAGCTTTTAAGGTTAGGTCTTTAAGATTTAACACACCCGCTGCTTTCAAGAGTGTTTCGCTATCAGCTCGCTGTTGTAAGTAGACGCTTAGTAAGTCAAAAACTTCTATCAAAGAACAGCGATTTTGAAAAGCAGCAGCTAAGTGGGGATGTTGTTTTAGTAAAGCTAAAAAATCCCCTGCGCTGAGAGTTAGACAAAGAGTTTCTGTAGATGCGATCGCAGTCTCACAAGGCGTACCCCGGAGCAACCCAACCCAACCTAGCACTTCACCAGGTTCTAGCCGTTGCAGTGTCACCGCCATCTGGTTATAAGGGTCGTACCCCAATAGACGCGCTTGCCCTTCATAGAGAATAGTAACTTGGGCAGGCATTTTTTCCCGCAATAAAATTGCTTGCCCCATGCGATATCGCAATAACCCAAATTTTTCCGATAGCTTTTCTAGGTCAGCAATTGGCAGTTGATCGAAAGGAGATAATTTTAATAAAAATTCTTGAATATTGATTCTAGTGTATGTCATTTCTTATTATTTATTAATTACTGGTTCTGAGTCAGGGCCTATTAGCTAAAGCTTATAGTAAATAATAATTAGATCCTAAGGACTAATGACTAATAGCTAATGACTGGTAACAATTATTAACTTGCTCTTGTAGCCAGGTGCTAAATAGTTCATCAATTAACCGCTGTCGCGTGGCATCATCCAATTGAACCGGAATAAATTTTTCCATTCGTACAATCACCAGCCATTCGCCTAAACGAGTCGGTGGCAATAGTTGACCGGGCTGACTTTTGCTAAGTATCTGAGCTAGGGTGGGATGGGGTACACTTAACTCCACCGGGCCAATTAAACCGCCTGTTTGAGCCTCCGGCCCTTGGGAATATTCTCTCGCTAGTTCGGCGAAAGACTGCTCTTTTTCTTGAATGCGGAAATACAGTTCTTGTGCAATACCGACGTCTTGAGTTCTAATCAAGGAATAAATGATTTTATCTAGCTGTCCTTTGCGCTTTAAAAAATAAGGTTCTACTTTATTACTCCAGGTCACAGTTTTAAACTTTTCAATCTTTAACCCTCGAATGGCTTGTTCTGGAGCCATTCCCTGAGAATTTTGCTGCTGCAATTGCTGGCTGACACGGGTTATTTCCTCTGGCTTACATTCGATAGAAGCGATCGCAGAGTCAATAATAAGTTCGCGTAATAACTGAGGTAGGAGCCGATAACTAGCTAGTAAGGGAATAATTTCCTCGGCAGTAATCGAGCGATCGCCTACTTGCAGAACTATAGTCATATCCTGTCCAAATAATTACTCATAGTTAGAACTGCGAAAATTCACTCAGACTACATTTTGCCACTACACAAACCACTCTGCCTCAGTAAGTGCTGTATAAGTACCAAAAAAGTTATCCAGTGTTAATACTGAATAACTTTTCAAACCCAATCAGCCCAGACTTAGCGACTATAGCAGCAAGTACCTACGTATGAGTAGTAGCTAAGATAATTTGCTCCTACCCATCAACTTTTAGCTATGGCGGCAGCTTGGTTAGATTGTTACATCTATAACTATATGACGACAAGATCCGCGTTAGTTAGGGCAAGACCAGTAGAGAGGGTGGCTATTTGTATTTGCGCGATCGCTCCCGTACCATCTGCATCAAACAGCAATGCACCATTAGTGCTGTTGTAGATGAAGCGATCGCTATCATCGACAGAGGTTGATCCTATTACGAACTGATCCAGTGCGATCGCTGCACCTGCAATTAGCCCACCACCAAAACCTGCCGCAGACACTTCGATAGTATCATCTGACACCACAAAATCAGTGATATTGTCAATACCTTGATTTGAAGCATTAAAGACAAAGCGATCGCTACCAGCACCACCATTAAGGGTGTCATTGCCGAGTCCACCAACTAGGATGTCATCACCGCCTCCACCATTGATAATGTCATTACCGCTTCCACCGTCAAGAGTGTTGTTGCCACCATTCCCGGAGATCGAGTTGTTCAGGCTGTTTCCTGTACCGTTAATCGCGTCTGCCCCATTTAGGGTGAGGTTTTCCAGGTTGTCACCCAGCGTCCAGGTGACGTAAGAAATGACGGTATCTGTACCAGCATTGACATCTTCAACGATGATGTCAGTGGCATTATCTACCATGTAAGCATCGTTACCAATACCACCAATCAAGCGATCGCTTCCGACTCCACCATTGAGGAAGTCATTGCCCTCTCCACCGTTAAGAGTGTTGCTGGCAGAATTCCCTGTAATCGAGTTGTTTAGGCTGTTGCCCGTGCCGTCAATCGCCGCTATTCCGCTTAGGCTCAGGTTTTCCAGGTTATCACCCAACGTCCAGGTGCCGGAAGAAATGACGGTATCTGTGCCAGCATTGGCATCTTCAGTAATGATGTCAGTGATACTGTCTACGATGTAGATATCGTTACCAGTACCACCAATCAAGCGATCGCTTCCGACTCCACCGTTGAGGAAGTCATTGCCATCTCCCCCATCAAGAATGTCATTGCCATCTCCCCCATCGAGTCGGTCATCTCCCCCATTGCCAGTCAGAGTATCGTTGCCAGCAAAACCAATTAATACGTTAATAAGTTCATTACCGATGATGGTGTTGTTCAGGTTGTTACCCGTGCCGTTGATCGTGGCGAAACCTGTTAAAGTCAGGTTTTCTAACCCAGTTCCCAACCGATAACTGACGCTGGATTCTACGCGATCAATTCCGCCTAAACCGCTTTCAATCTCACCTGAAACAATGTCCTCATTGCTGTCAACAATATAAATATCGCTACCATTGCCACCCCGGAGAGTGTCGAAGCCTTCTCCCCCATCGAGGAAGTCGTTGCCTTCTCCTCCATCCAGGCGGTCATTGCCTTCTCCTCCCCGGAGAATATCGTTGTTGCCACCGGGAAGTAGCGTGCCGGGTATGGTGGTATCGCCAATCAGGATATCATTACCTTCTCCTCCATCCAGGGTGTCATTACCTGCTCCCCCATCCAGCGAGTCATCGCCACCATTGCCAATTAAAGTGTCGTTGCCAAAATCGCCCCGAAGTAGGTTATTGACATCATTGCCGATGATGTTGTTGTTAAGTGTGTTACCCTTGCCGTTTATGGGAGCAAATCCAGTCAGGGTAAGGTTTTCCAGCCCAGTAGCCAAATTCCAACTAACGCTGGATTCTACGCGATCAATACCGCCTATAGCAGTTTCGGTTTCCAACTCAATTCGGTCAGAAATACTGTCAACAATGTAAACATCGCTACCGTTCCCACCCCGGAAAATATCATTGCCTTCTCCCCCATCAAGGAAGTCGTTGCCTTCTCCCCCCTCCAGGCGGTCATTACCTTCTCCTCCCCGGAGGATGTCATTGCCGCCACTGGGAAGTGGTAAGGGAAAGGCATCGCCAATCAGGATATCATTACCTTCTCCTCCATCCAGGGTGTCATTACCCAGCCCCCCATCCAGCAAGTCATCGCCACCATTGCCAGTTAAAGTGTCGTTGCCAAGATCGCCCCGGAGTTGGTTATTGAAATCATTGCCGATGATGTTGTTGTTAAGTCTGTTACCCGTGCCGTTTATGGGAGCAAAACCAGTTAGAGTCAGGTTTTCTAGCCCAGGAGCCAAAATCCAGCTAACGCTGGATTCTACTCGGTCAATCCCACTTATGGCAGTTTCGGTTTCCAGTTCAATTCTGTCGAGAGTATTGTCAACGATGTAAACATCGTTACCATTGCCACCTCGGAGAATGTCGAACCCCTCTCCCCCATCAAGGAAGTCGTTGCCATTTCCCCCCTCAAGAAAGTCATTGCCTTCTCCCCCTCGGAGGAAGTCGTTGTCACTAAAGGGGCTGGGGCCTGGAGAGTTTAAGCCGCCAATCAGAAAGTCGTTACCTTCTCCACCTTCGAGAGTGTCATTA is drawn from Funiculus sociatus GB2-C1 and contains these coding sequences:
- a CDS encoding HlyD family efflux transporter periplasmic adaptor subunit; the encoded protein is MMNQQNGTNSNNRPAAASEAKSELEKLYPQPSNKNLKYTHNSKFEQPVILRQSPMWSRAIVWGIIGVTTFSFVWASVVKIEEAIPAQGKLEPQGAVKEIQAPMGGVVRTIHVEDGQRVKQGELLLSLDTTAAQAQKNSLDNISQALIQENQFYRTILNGQNSPARIEQAIAQLNLPPEIASLTKSRSALASENKLYRTQLTGSFQGSDLTLEQQARLQSSLEELKSRTVAAELEVKQLERQLSQNELQLANAKNVLVVNERIFNDLKPLMKDGGISRIQFLRQQQEVGTRQAEVNQLLQEEERLQFAIAQAKEKQQNTVSLSRKDLFSQIADNEKKLAEIDGQLNKAMVENDKRLAEIKSQLSQAQLTLKYQEIRSPVNGVVFELQAHTPGFVATTSEPILKIVPSENLIAKIFITNKDIGFVKVEDKMQVDVRIDSFPFSEFGDIKGELISIGSDALPPTEIRPFYSFPAKIRLDQQFIVINGRQMPLQSGMSLSANIKVRKRPVISIFTDLFIQKIESLKFVR
- a CDS encoding peptidase domain-containing ABC transporter encodes the protein MTYTRINIQEFLLKLSPFDQLPIADLEKLSEKFGLLRYRMGQAILLREKMPAQVTILYEGQARLLGYDPYNQMAVTLQRLEPGEVLGWVGLLRGTPCETAIASTETLCLTLSAGDFLALLKQHPHLAAAFQNRCSLIEVFDLLSVYLQQRADSETLLKAAGVLNLKDLTLKAYSESVIGNLPGDRNSLDSNRMWLVSNSSLQQLSVGDCLSFDDISSLKTEASSQIRLVGLPDLLGSPTQSAIIPNQKSEIQNREDIPYAPDTPSELESVENTFQKSAKRQKYPFVRGSGTLEAAVACFQMLSLHLGLPFRKDVIKRILASQLDRTGSLSLPVYGAVAELMGLTAQLINVPANAVSRLPEPAIIIWQDSAAILYEISQKEIVFAVPEIGILRQKPADFIQNWGSEGQVLLLKTNRNTPKERFSLRWFLPSVYRYRQVLTEVFVASFFVQLFGLANPLITQIIIDKVLIQNSPDTLQVLGVFLVVMAIFEAVLTSLRTYLFVDTTNRIDIALSSEIIDHLLRLPLRYFERRPVGELSTRINELENIRQFLTGTVLTVALDAVFSVIYIVVMAIYSWLLTLVALATIPLFALLTMLVSPIVRRQLRSKAERNAETQSYLVEVLSGIQTVKAQNIELRSRWQWQERYGRYVSAGFENVLTSTTAGATSNFLNKLSSLLVLWVGAYLVLQGKLSLGELIAFRIISGYVTSPLLRLTQLWQNFQETALSLERLSDILDTPPEADELDRKNIPMPVIRGDVKYDNVSFRFNPTGPLQLNNISVKFPAGAFVGIVGQSGSGKSTLMKLLPRLYPLESGRILVDGYDITKVELYSIRRQIGIVPQDTLLFEGTVQENIALNAPDASAEAIIEAARIAVAHDFIMDLPNGYNTNVGERGSALSGGQRQRIAIARTILQNPNLLILDEATSALDYNAERQVCLNLADAFRGRTVFFITHRLTTIKNADMILMMDQGSIVEQGTHEQLMEMKGRYYCLYQQQEAQL
- a CDS encoding peptidylprolyl isomerase, giving the protein MTIVLQVGDRSITAEEIIPLLASYRLLPQLLRELIIDSAIASIECKPEEITRVSQQLQQQNSQGMAPEQAIRGLKIEKFKTVTWSNKVEPYFLKRKGQLDKIIYSLIRTQDVGIAQELYFRIQEKEQSFAELAREYSQGPEAQTGGLIGPVELSVPHPTLAQILSKSQPGQLLPPTRLGEWLVIVRMEKFIPVQLDDATRQRLIDELFSTWLQEQVNNCYQSLAISH
- a CDS encoding beta strand repeat-containing protein translates to MAPIVAIASGTNPRETGSTIGKFLLTLSEPAPDGGLTINYTVATDLTAATPGVDYTALTGSITIAAGATTAFIDVVAIDDASLDPNETVGITLADGTGYTIGTANTASFTITDNDGTSGNDTLIGSDGNDIINAISGNDILTGNGGDDFLEGGAGNDTLDGGEGNDFLIGGLNSPGPSPFSVDDNDILRGGQGNDRLDGGGGNDFLDGGEGVDTLRGGNGNDVYIIDNPQDRIELEIETAIGGIDRVESSVSWILAPGLENLTLTGFAPINGTGNRLNNIIIGNDVNNLLRGDIGNDTLIGDGGDDFLDGGGGNDTLDGGVGNDTLIGDGPVVIPDGSNDILRGGEGNDRLDGGNGNDFLDGGEGADTLRGGNGNDVYIVDSPQDTIELETETAIGGIDSVESSVSWTLAPGLENLTLTGGFTGFGPFNGSGNRLNNVLLGNELNNQLMGFSGNDTLNGNGGDDRLEGGEGNDTLEGGEGNDFLIGGLNSPGPTPFSDNDILRGGEGNDRLDGGEGNDFLDGGEGADTLRGGNGNDVYIIDSLQDKIEFEIETAIGGIDRVESSVSWILFSGLENLTLTGFAPINGTGNRLNNTIQGNDFDNLLRGDFGNDNLIGNGGNDRLDGGEGNDTLEGGEGNDFLIGGLNSPGPSPFSDNDFLRGGEGNDFLEGGNGNDFLDGGEGFDILRGGNGNDVYIVDNTLDRIELETETAISGIDRVESSVSWILAPGLENLTLTGFAPINGTGNRLNNNIIGNDFNNQLRGDLGNDTLTGNGGDDLLDGGLGNDTLDGGEGNDILIGDAFPLPLPSGGNDILRGGEGNDRLEGGEGNDFLDGGEGNDIFRGGNGSDVYIVDSISDRIELETETAIGGIDRVESSVSWNLATGLENLTLTGFAPINGKGNTLNNNIIGNDVNNLLRGDFGNDTLIGNGGDDSLDGGAGNDTLDGGEGNDILIGDTTIPGTLLPGGNNDILRGGEGNDRLDGGEGNDFLDGGEGFDTLRGGNGSDIYIVDSNEDIVSGEIESGLGGIDRVESSVSYRLGTGLENLTLTGFATINGTGNNLNNTIIGNELINVLIGFAGNDTLTGNGGDDRLDGGDGNDILDGGDGNDFLNGGVGSDRLIGGTGNDIYIVDSITDIITEDANAGTDTVISSGTWTLGDNLENLSLSGIAAIDGTGNSLNNSITGNSASNTLNGGEGNDFLNGGVGSDRLIGGIGNDAYMVDNATDIIVEDVNAGTDTVISYVTWTLGDNLENLTLNGADAINGTGNSLNNSISGNGGNNTLDGGSGNDIINGGGGDDILVGGLGNDTLNGGAGSDRFVFNASNQGIDNITDFVVSDDTIEVSAAGFGGGLIAGAAIALDQFVIGSTSVDDSDRFIYNSTNGALLFDADGTGAIAQIQIATLSTGLALTNADLVVI